The following coding sequences are from one Scomber japonicus isolate fScoJap1 chromosome 3, fScoJap1.pri, whole genome shotgun sequence window:
- the mfap2 gene encoding microfibrillar-associated protein 2, giving the protein MRVLLLICMPVLLLAQGQYHEPYPFLEDYGPDYFPESTDPVNAESHPGTYQQQVRLEPVVRPEKSESELETEPTEPGPLDCREEQYPCTRLYSVHRPCKQCLNSLCFYSLRRVYVINKEVCVRTVCAHEELLRADLCRDQFSRCGVAALSGQCSSIGGSCGKSCGGC; this is encoded by the exons ATGAGAGTCCTCCTACTCATCTGCATGCCAG TTCTGCTGCTCGCTCAGGGCCAGTACCATGAACCGTATCCTTTTTTGG AGGACTATGGGCCGGATTATTTTCCAG AGAGTACAGATCCTGTGAATGCTGAATCTCATCCTGGAACCTACCAACAGCAGGTCCGACTGGAGCCGGTGGTCCGTCCAGAAAAATCAG AGTCAGAGCTGGAGACAGAACCCACAGAGCCTGGCCCTCTCG ATTGCAGGGAGGAGCAATATCCCTGCACCAGACTCTACTCTGTTCACAGGCCATGCAAGCAGTGCCTGAACAGCCTCTGCTTCTACAG TTTGCGACGGGTGTACGTCATCAACaaggaggtgtgtgtgaggactgtgtgtgcacatgaaGAACTGCTCAGAG cggACCTGTGCCGTGATCAGTTCTCTCGCTGTGGCGTTGCAGCACTGAGCGGTCAGTGTTCATCAATAGGAGGAAGCTGCGGAAAGAGCTGTGGTGGCTGCTGA